Proteins from a genomic interval of Desulfofustis limnaeus:
- a CDS encoding response regulator, with protein sequence MSSIAIFPCTFTPGEDIIDDLSKHLELAIYRDADLVEEATARCPINRERLKNFMYGKTSVFNQFTLEKEKAVNLFKAILAERLDDSRQYLFHGFLTALIPPQVTHVLRVLVVDTKQGRIDYAVKQGLSQRDAKKRVKADDVSAYTWTDFLFQKEAYDSSLYDMVIPVEKKSREELLDTITKRFHTTSVLQNAESRQAIVDLRLESEVEKHLLAAGHKVAAHVKNGGVTLVVDKNVLNYSKFQQELADLITPIAGVTIVNVERSKNFRESIYRRQKFELPSKVLFVDDEKEFVETVSQRLISRDVGTYGVYNGADALELVTQDRPEVMVLDLKMPGLHGVEVLRRTKELAPEVEVIILTGHGTNEDMKQCMELGAFAYMNKPVDIEELSTTIKAANEKVRQRNEEGEPA encoded by the coding sequence ATGTCATCAATAGCCATTTTCCCTTGCACGTTCACCCCTGGCGAAGACATCATCGACGACCTGTCGAAGCACCTGGAGCTCGCAATCTACCGTGATGCCGATCTCGTCGAAGAAGCCACCGCCCGATGCCCCATCAACAGGGAACGGCTGAAAAATTTCATGTACGGCAAGACTTCCGTTTTCAACCAATTCACCCTGGAAAAAGAAAAGGCGGTCAATCTGTTCAAGGCCATCCTCGCCGAACGACTCGACGACTCCCGTCAATATCTTTTCCATGGCTTCCTCACGGCTCTGATCCCCCCCCAAGTGACGCACGTTCTCAGGGTCCTGGTGGTGGATACCAAGCAGGGGCGGATCGATTACGCCGTCAAGCAGGGTCTGTCGCAACGGGATGCCAAGAAACGAGTCAAGGCCGACGATGTCAGCGCCTACACCTGGACCGACTTTCTGTTCCAGAAAGAAGCGTACGACTCCTCTTTGTACGATATGGTGATCCCGGTCGAAAAAAAGAGCCGGGAAGAGCTGCTCGACACCATCACCAAGCGTTTTCACACCACGTCCGTGCTGCAGAATGCCGAATCCCGTCAAGCCATCGTTGATCTGCGCCTGGAATCCGAGGTTGAGAAGCACTTGCTGGCGGCCGGGCATAAAGTGGCTGCCCATGTGAAAAACGGTGGCGTCACCCTGGTCGTCGATAAAAACGTCCTGAACTACAGCAAATTCCAGCAGGAGCTGGCTGATCTGATCACTCCCATCGCCGGTGTCACCATCGTCAATGTCGAGCGGAGCAAGAACTTTCGCGAATCGATCTATCGTCGGCAAAAATTCGAATTGCCCTCCAAGGTGCTGTTCGTCGATGACGAGAAAGAATTCGTCGAAACCGTGTCGCAGCGGTTGATCAGCCGCGATGTCGGAACCTACGGGGTGTACAACGGAGCTGACGCCCTGGAGCTGGTAACCCAGGATCGGCCTGAGGTCATGGTCCTCGACCTGAAAATGCCCGGCCTCCACGGCGTCGAAGTCCTCAGGAGAACCAAGGAACTGGCCCCTGAGGTGGAGGTCATTATCCTCACCGGTCACGGGACCAATGAGGATATGAAGCAATGCATGGAGCTGGGTGCCTTCGCCTACATGAACAAACCGGTTGATATCGAAGAGTTGTCGACGACCATCAAGGCGGCCAACGAGAAAGTGAGACAACGCAACGAAGAAGGCGAGCCGGCCTGA
- a CDS encoding response regulator has translation MSDIRKAKVLLVDDEEDFVMTLTERLRARGLDVTAVTRGEDAIDMVAKQDFDAVVLDLAMPGMDGLETLKRIKEHHPETEIIMLTGHGSVQTGIKAMKLGADDFLEKPVELPTLLAKIGEAHAKHVTILEEKSQEQIERILKNRGW, from the coding sequence ATGAGTGACATAAGAAAAGCAAAAGTCCTGCTGGTTGATGACGAAGAAGACTTCGTCATGACCCTGACTGAGCGGTTGCGTGCCCGCGGCCTGGATGTAACCGCCGTGACCCGGGGGGAAGATGCCATCGACATGGTGGCGAAGCAGGACTTCGACGCCGTGGTGCTCGATCTGGCCATGCCCGGCATGGACGGTTTGGAGACCCTGAAGCGTATCAAGGAACATCATCCCGAAACGGAGATTATCATGCTCACCGGGCACGGCTCGGTGCAGACCGGCATCAAGGCGATGAAGCTCGGGGCGGACGACTTCCTGGAAAAGCCGGTGGAGTTGCCGACCTTGCTGGCCAAAATCGGTGAAGCCCATGCCAAGCATGTCACCATCCTGGAAGAAAAATCGCAGGAACAGATCGAACGCATCCTGAAGAATCGCGGCTGGTAA
- a CDS encoding CBS domain-containing protein: MSTEITAIRDMVIRLDRYPHLRDDEPIGNGVALLLQNCSADGMHLHFEEALVVNGDGDLVGHLTVENILSSFFPSILAPDQVTAYVGKKEQFTDLSILFEDSFRKECRRQAGKMVKQYMSKPRRLLTGATHPLHALEIMVKEKAHSLPVSDDQELIGAVRITDLFRVLGTYCTL, from the coding sequence ATGAGTACAGAAATTACGGCAATTCGCGACATGGTGATCCGGCTCGATCGGTATCCGCACCTGCGCGATGACGAGCCGATCGGCAACGGCGTGGCCCTGCTGCTGCAGAACTGTTCGGCGGACGGGATGCACCTCCACTTTGAGGAAGCATTGGTGGTCAACGGTGACGGCGATCTGGTTGGCCACCTGACGGTTGAAAATATCCTCTCCAGCTTCTTTCCCTCGATCCTGGCGCCGGACCAAGTGACGGCCTATGTGGGCAAGAAAGAACAGTTCACTGATCTTTCCATCCTTTTCGAAGACAGTTTCCGTAAAGAGTGCCGACGCCAGGCCGGAAAAATGGTGAAACAATACATGAGCAAGCCACGCCGGCTGCTCACTGGCGCCACCCATCCGCTACATGCCCTGGAAATCATGGTCAAGGAAAAGGCTCATAGCCTGCCAGTCAGCGACGACCAGGAACTCATCGGAGCGGTGCGGATTACGGATCTGTTCCGCGTCTTGGGAACGTATTGCACCCTGTGA
- a CDS encoding NifB/NifX family molybdenum-iron cluster-binding protein, protein MRKLLIPLQGDFIAPRFDLATEILIVRFEDGEILGEPRTIIMERPSDEGLCQMIVEENITDLVCGGIEELHYNFLAWKKVAIHDAVIGSWQDAVKKVLSGNLESGTILPSSVNSVLTL, encoded by the coding sequence ATGAGAAAACTGCTTATCCCGCTCCAAGGCGACTTCATCGCGCCTCGCTTCGATCTGGCCACCGAGATTCTCATCGTCAGGTTCGAAGACGGGGAGATCCTCGGCGAGCCGCGCACGATCATCATGGAGCGGCCTTCCGACGAAGGCCTGTGCCAGATGATCGTCGAGGAGAACATAACCGATCTGGTCTGCGGCGGGATCGAGGAGTTGCACTATAATTTTTTGGCCTGGAAGAAAGTGGCGATTCACGATGCGGTCATCGGCAGCTGGCAGGATGCAGTTAAAAAAGTGTTGTCGGGAAACCTGGAATCGGGAACTATCCTCCCCTCTTCGGTAAACTCTGTACTGACCCTATGA
- the bioD gene encoding dethiobiotin synthase, translated as MKPEQNGSSGEIVVVTGIDTGIGKTVVTGLLARWLQDAGRPVITMKAVQTGCERFSEDIAEHRKLAGTAWQEADALGLTCPYVFPVPCSPHLAARLNGGRIDPRQIVASANRLAAEFSPVLLEGAGGLFVPLNERELFIDLLAEQKWPTIVVTGPRLGSINHTLAALEAIERRDIPLQGVVYNLAGSEATDPRIVDDSRQVFSDRIRAMGYGGRICDLPAVACTPSYCVDFSPLFPLDNECMR; from the coding sequence ATGAAACCTGAGCAAAACGGTAGTTCCGGGGAGATAGTTGTGGTTACCGGGATTGATACCGGTATCGGCAAAACCGTGGTTACCGGACTGCTGGCCCGCTGGCTACAGGACGCGGGCCGGCCGGTGATAACCATGAAAGCGGTGCAGACCGGCTGCGAGCGGTTCAGCGAGGATATTGCCGAACACCGGAAACTGGCGGGAACCGCCTGGCAGGAAGCGGATGCCCTCGGCCTGACGTGTCCCTATGTCTTTCCCGTCCCCTGTTCGCCGCACTTGGCGGCTCGCCTGAACGGTGGCCGGATCGATCCGCGGCAGATCGTCGCCAGTGCCAACCGCCTGGCCGCCGAATTCAGTCCGGTGTTGCTTGAAGGTGCCGGCGGTCTCTTCGTCCCCCTCAACGAACGCGAGCTTTTTATCGACCTGCTGGCGGAGCAGAAGTGGCCGACCATTGTCGTCACCGGCCCGCGGCTCGGTTCGATCAACCACACGCTGGCGGCCCTGGAGGCCATCGAACGGCGAGATATTCCGTTGCAGGGAGTGGTCTACAACCTGGCCGGCAGTGAGGCCACCGACCCGCGGATTGTCGATGATTCCCGCCAGGTCTTCAGCGACCGGATCAGGGCGATGGGATACGGCGGCAGAATCTGCGATCTGCCGGCGGTCGCCTGTACGCCGTCCTATTGTGTAGATTTCTCACCGCTTTTTCCCCTTGATAACGAGTGCATGAGGTAA
- a CDS encoding alpha/beta fold hydrolase yields the protein MSGEWLARGAGGDLIVCCNGWGMDRYPFSGLGTDPFDIFLISDYSSLHLSASLLGLLPGYRHRILIGWSMGVWAAQRLFSEYAAWFQRRIAINGTLCPIDDRYGIPREVFAGTLRDFSAQVLERFYRRMCKEPGAYSFFDHRRPQRDLADQHRELAVLQGIVADPVAEDPFFSDVIVSANDLIIPTAHQLAFWDSRPGVNVVSLPGCHYPFFRWQSWAAIVNLVTGDD from the coding sequence ATGAGCGGCGAATGGCTGGCACGAGGAGCCGGCGGCGACCTGATTGTCTGCTGCAACGGCTGGGGCATGGATCGCTATCCGTTCAGCGGTCTGGGTACCGATCCGTTTGACATCTTCCTTATCTCCGATTACTCCTCCCTGCACCTGTCTGCCTCTCTGCTCGGGCTGCTGCCCGGTTATCGGCACCGAATACTGATCGGCTGGTCGATGGGGGTATGGGCCGCCCAGCGTCTGTTCTCCGAGTATGCCGCTTGGTTTCAGCGACGCATCGCCATCAACGGGACTCTCTGCCCGATCGATGATCGCTACGGCATCCCGCGTGAGGTTTTTGCCGGGACTCTGCGTGATTTTTCCGCTCAGGTCCTGGAGCGGTTTTATCGCCGCATGTGCAAGGAACCGGGGGCCTATTCCTTCTTCGATCACCGTCGGCCCCAACGCGACCTGGCCGATCAGCACCGAGAGCTGGCCGTACTGCAGGGTATCGTCGCCGATCCCGTTGCCGAAGATCCGTTTTTCAGCGATGTCATCGTGTCTGCCAACGATCTGATTATTCCCACGGCTCACCAACTCGCTTTCTGGGATAGCCGGCCTGGCGTCAACGTGGTCAGCCTGCCCGGTTGCCATTACCCTTTTTTTCGCTGGCAATCCTGGGCCGCTATCGTCAATCTGGTGACTGGTGATGACTGA
- a CDS encoding sigma-54-dependent transcriptional regulator has translation MDQQLDAKILLVDDEEDFIESLAQRLQARHLKVSTATSGAEAISQVDRQEFDAIVLDLAMPGMDGLETLKRIKADHPEAEIIMLTGHGSIKTGVEAMKLGAEDFLEKPVDIRQLLEKIKEAKNKRILILQEKTKEEIHKIISSKPW, from the coding sequence ATGGATCAGCAGCTAGATGCCAAGATTCTCCTGGTCGACGACGAAGAGGATTTCATCGAATCCCTTGCCCAGCGGCTCCAGGCTCGTCATTTGAAAGTCTCCACGGCGACCAGCGGGGCCGAGGCGATCTCCCAGGTGGATCGTCAGGAGTTCGATGCCATCGTTCTCGATTTGGCCATGCCCGGCATGGACGGCCTGGAGACTCTGAAGCGAATCAAGGCGGACCATCCGGAGGCGGAAATCATCATGCTTACCGGTCATGGCTCGATCAAGACGGGCGTGGAAGCGATGAAGCTCGGGGCGGAGGACTTTCTGGAGAAGCCGGTCGACATTCGGCAGTTGCTGGAGAAGATCAAGGAGGCGAAAAACAAGCGAATTCTTATCCTGCAGGAAAAGACCAAAGAAGAGATACACAAGATCATCTCGAGCAAACCCTGGTAA
- a CDS encoding sensor histidine kinase — protein MKSKESLFEKLLPASLKNSISNGLTGRNYQLLRLMLCSIMLLISMVPVLVVASLGYHNYGHLVNKTERQQTEWQLDGKIKSIEHMIESLTSIVQFTARNDRYAELIVGDNLRDLYERLNRQYVYFADLGVIDQDGIQRAYYGPYALMGANYSRETWFKEVIEQNLYISRVYTGYRHVPHFAIAVSNINPLTQQPWVLRATIDATTLQRFINTIKTNASDDLFLIDEDGVLQTESSYYGRPLTKIDIHLVPGFQEIVSRDQEQLSQITSDIKRTPWTLVLLKKSYVHQSDWKNFRNTLFLIVVTCLLLSMVIVCTLVMALTEVIRRADTMQIGMLKEAEHTDKLASIGRLAAGVGHEINNPLAIIGQKTGLIEDFLILSEDFKHKQVISDSLRVINQSVDRCKAITHRLLGFARRTDVVIELLQVNDVIKEVLLFLDNALLYSRIKLELHLDDLLPQVTSDRMQLQQVFLNVLNNAIDAIGKDGLISIRTHTIAGDIRVVIEDNGPGIPDDILPHIFEPFYTTKETGKGTGLGLSITYGLIKKLGGDITVRTHLGQGTAFTITIPLRNESHDREDK, from the coding sequence ATGAAAAGCAAGGAAAGCCTTTTTGAGAAGCTGTTGCCGGCCTCCCTGAAGAACTCCATCAGCAACGGCCTGACCGGTAGAAACTATCAGCTTTTGCGTCTGATGCTGTGTTCGATCATGCTGCTGATCTCGATGGTGCCGGTCCTGGTGGTGGCCAGTCTCGGCTACCACAATTACGGCCACCTGGTCAATAAAACCGAACGACAACAGACGGAGTGGCAGCTGGATGGAAAGATCAAATCCATCGAACACATGATCGAGAGCCTTACCTCCATCGTTCAGTTTACCGCCCGCAACGACCGTTACGCCGAGCTGATCGTCGGCGACAACCTACGCGACCTGTACGAACGGCTCAACCGTCAATATGTATACTTCGCCGACCTGGGGGTGATCGACCAGGACGGCATCCAGCGCGCCTATTACGGTCCGTATGCCCTGATGGGAGCCAACTATTCCCGGGAAACCTGGTTCAAGGAGGTCATCGAACAAAACCTCTATATCAGCCGGGTCTATACCGGCTATCGCCACGTCCCCCACTTCGCCATCGCCGTCAGCAATATCAACCCGCTCACCCAGCAGCCCTGGGTCCTGCGGGCGACCATCGACGCCACCACCCTGCAGCGCTTCATCAACACCATCAAGACCAACGCCTCAGACGATCTCTTTTTGATCGACGAGGACGGCGTGCTGCAGACCGAATCGAGCTATTACGGGAGACCGCTGACCAAGATCGACATCCACCTGGTACCGGGCTTTCAGGAGATCGTCTCCCGAGACCAGGAGCAGTTGTCTCAGATCACCAGCGACATCAAGCGTACCCCGTGGACCCTGGTGCTTTTGAAAAAGAGCTATGTCCATCAATCGGATTGGAAGAATTTCCGCAACACCCTGTTTCTGATCGTGGTCACCTGCCTGCTGCTCAGCATGGTCATTGTCTGCACCCTGGTGATGGCCCTCACCGAAGTCATCCGCCGGGCCGACACCATGCAGATCGGTATGCTCAAAGAGGCCGAGCATACCGACAAGCTGGCCTCCATCGGCCGTCTAGCAGCCGGGGTAGGCCATGAGATCAACAACCCGCTGGCGATCATCGGCCAGAAGACCGGACTGATCGAAGACTTTCTCATCCTCTCCGAAGACTTCAAGCACAAGCAGGTAATCAGCGACAGTCTGCGGGTCATCAACCAGAGCGTCGATCGCTGCAAGGCGATCACCCATCGGCTCCTAGGTTTTGCCAGGCGGACCGACGTGGTCATCGAGTTGCTGCAGGTCAACGACGTCATCAAGGAGGTGTTGCTCTTTCTTGACAACGCCCTGCTCTACAGCCGCATCAAATTGGAGCTGCACCTGGACGACCTGCTCCCGCAGGTGACCAGTGACCGGATGCAGTTGCAACAGGTGTTTCTCAACGTCCTGAACAACGCTATCGACGCCATCGGCAAGGACGGCCTCATCAGCATCAGGACCCACACCATCGCCGGCGACATCCGGGTGGTCATCGAGGACAACGGGCCGGGCATTCCCGACGATATCCTCCCGCATATCTTCGAACCGTTCTACACCACCAAGGAAACGGGCAAAGGGACCGGCCTGGGATTGTCCATCACCTACGGGCTGATCAAGAAACTGGGCGGCGATATTACCGTGCGGACCCACCTGGGACAGGGAACCGCATTCACCATAACCATCCCCCTGCGAAACGAGAGCCATGATAGAGAAGACAAATAA
- a CDS encoding sigma-54 interaction domain-containing protein, whose product MFRQPAILTLLEGIPYPSMILDSSFRIVTMNRLMVAATGYEADRVKGVHGELVVRSNVGNSRGQLYSQVIRTGEAVSVSGDILNGYRHKVPVQYHISPLANGKNGTAGLLVIAENVPSGKGDNGGDSVAGAPPELIGHSPKMQKVLDLIPLMAHTDASVLITGETGTGKDKIAEIIHKKSARARFPFIKVNCGALPLGLLESELFGHVKGAFTGASRNKPGMFKIADRGTLFLTEIGDMPMPLQVKLLSVLDDRQFVPVGGEHSVSVDVRIIAATHRPLREQVRNNTFREDLYYRLNVLHVHLPPLRERENDTRMLLDHFLEKYTRALGKTVTGFTPSALQTLLSYHFPGNVRELQNIVEYAVNICKGKKINKEQLPPYIFEKQPEAVAPAQPPVTVASEPDEKQQPSNPPAVDNGNGSSWSSIERQMIVDALKKNGGNRINTAADLGWGRMKLWRKMKKYGLLG is encoded by the coding sequence ATGTTTCGGCAACCGGCCATCCTGACATTGCTGGAAGGGATACCCTACCCGTCGATGATTCTCGACTCGTCGTTTCGGATCGTCACCATGAACCGACTCATGGTGGCGGCGACCGGATACGAGGCCGATCGCGTCAAGGGGGTACATGGTGAGTTGGTGGTTCGCTCCAATGTGGGCAACTCCAGGGGCCAACTCTACTCGCAGGTGATAAGGACCGGCGAAGCGGTTTCCGTCAGCGGCGATATCCTCAACGGCTATCGCCACAAGGTGCCGGTTCAGTATCACATCTCCCCTCTGGCCAATGGCAAGAACGGGACGGCAGGGCTGCTGGTCATCGCCGAAAACGTCCCGTCCGGCAAAGGAGACAACGGCGGTGACAGCGTTGCCGGCGCTCCGCCGGAGCTGATCGGGCATAGCCCGAAAATGCAGAAGGTTCTGGACCTGATCCCGCTCATGGCCCACACCGACGCCTCTGTGCTGATCACCGGAGAGACCGGGACCGGCAAAGACAAGATTGCCGAAATTATCCACAAGAAATCGGCCCGGGCCCGGTTCCCCTTCATCAAGGTCAACTGCGGCGCGCTGCCTCTCGGACTGCTGGAATCGGAGCTGTTCGGCCACGTCAAGGGGGCCTTCACCGGAGCCTCGCGAAACAAGCCGGGAATGTTCAAGATAGCCGACCGCGGGACCCTTTTTCTGACCGAGATCGGGGACATGCCGATGCCTCTGCAGGTGAAGCTGCTGTCCGTTCTTGACGATCGACAATTCGTACCGGTGGGTGGCGAGCACAGCGTCAGCGTCGACGTGCGGATCATCGCCGCGACGCATCGCCCCCTGCGCGAACAGGTGCGCAACAATACCTTCCGGGAAGATTTATATTACCGCCTCAACGTGCTGCACGTGCACCTGCCGCCGCTGCGCGAACGGGAGAACGACACCCGGATGCTGCTCGATCATTTCCTGGAGAAATACACCAGAGCCTTGGGCAAAACCGTCACCGGCTTTACGCCGAGCGCCCTGCAGACCCTTCTTTCCTACCACTTTCCAGGCAATGTCAGAGAGTTGCAGAATATCGTCGAGTATGCCGTCAACATCTGCAAGGGCAAGAAGATCAACAAGGAGCAATTGCCTCCCTATATCTTCGAGAAACAGCCGGAGGCCGTTGCCCCCGCCCAACCACCGGTAACCGTAGCCAGCGAACCGGACGAGAAACAACAACCGTCCAATCCGCCGGCCGTCGACAACGGCAACGGCAGCAGTTGGAGCAGCATAGAGCGCCAGATGATTGTCGACGCCTTGAAGAAAAACGGCGGCAACCGCATCAATACGGCCGCCGATCTGGGGTGGGGCCGAATGAAATTATGGCGCAAGATGAAAAAGTACGGACTGCTCGGCTGA
- a CDS encoding cytidylate kinase family protein has translation MISIALFPCSFIDGATLVGELSMQLGLMVYTDGLLLDDIVQKHGGSVERMKEVLFGRKPPADRATLEKERMVNHLRRHLVARLRQEQGRTLFYGRLASLFTPALSSVFRVLVIDSEEARMVRAMKQEGCTAGQARRMISRHDSDVSLWTDYLHGRMAYDPVLYDAVIAYNERDVFTVTNDVIAGYIQREGVKTQETITDELRNQAVSLEVERALLEDGFQAKVKVGNGRVHLQVSSSSYHFSWLSKALAKRALTVSGVEQVTISNDAGILVCPEESRQDWLPGHAYA, from the coding sequence ATGATCTCGATCGCTCTGTTTCCCTGCTCGTTCATCGACGGGGCCACGCTGGTCGGTGAGTTGTCCATGCAGTTGGGCCTCATGGTCTATACCGACGGATTGTTGCTCGACGATATCGTGCAAAAGCACGGCGGGTCGGTAGAACGTATGAAGGAGGTGCTGTTTGGCAGGAAACCGCCGGCGGATCGTGCAACCCTGGAAAAGGAGCGGATGGTCAACCACCTCCGGCGCCATCTGGTTGCCAGGTTGCGCCAGGAACAGGGACGAACCCTTTTCTATGGTCGTCTCGCCTCGTTGTTCACCCCGGCCCTCAGTTCGGTATTTCGAGTCCTGGTCATCGACAGTGAGGAGGCGCGGATGGTGCGGGCCATGAAGCAGGAAGGGTGCACGGCCGGTCAGGCGCGCCGAATGATCAGCCGGCACGACTCGGACGTATCGCTGTGGACCGATTACCTGCATGGTCGCATGGCCTACGATCCGGTCTTGTATGATGCGGTGATCGCCTATAACGAGCGAGACGTCTTTACCGTGACCAACGACGTCATCGCCGGTTATATCCAACGAGAGGGCGTCAAGACGCAAGAGACGATTACCGACGAACTGCGGAACCAGGCCGTGTCCCTGGAGGTGGAACGGGCCTTGCTGGAGGACGGGTTCCAGGCCAAAGTGAAGGTTGGCAATGGCCGAGTTCATCTGCAGGTCTCCTCCAGTTCCTACCACTTTTCCTGGCTTTCGAAAGCACTGGCCAAGCGGGCTTTGACGGTATCCGGAGTGGAGCAGGTGACGATCAGCAATGATGCCGGAATCCTTGTTTGTCCTGAAGAATCGCGGCAGGACTGGCTCCCCGGCCATGCCTACGCCTGA
- a CDS encoding SLC13 family permease: MSAQTKAAEAAAPGFAKYRRLFFMLLGLALFAFIYYCPPWPDAIDPLGEHFVLSKEAKGALAVFALAATWWVFEVVPIGVTSIAIGTLQALFLIRKPSVAFKDFMDPSVLFIFGSIVIGMVFTKTGLTKRLAYKMLSIVGERTSMIYLGCFVMTAGLTHLMAHTAVAATMFPLLMAIHALYADDDNPTKFGKGLFIGMAYVAGAGSIITLLGAARGAVALGFYKDIMNVEISFFELSYYMFPIGWLMVFLLWGFFMLVCKPEKSRIEGLKERSKRMYKELGAWSARELITVAIVLLTILIIALKNFVPALAPIDKTAIMLCSTISFFLLNILNLEDLEEIPWNIILLFAGAMSIGFCLWETGAAKWLAVNWLKLFQDAPGIVFVLGMAFFVMIMTNFIMNVAAIAISLPVALVIAPYLGVAGEVILFASLVTAGMPFILLVGAAPNAIAYNSKQFTTAEFVMYGVPASILLMVVVWIAATVIWPLMGMTTSVPVS; encoded by the coding sequence ATGAGTGCTCAAACCAAGGCGGCTGAAGCCGCCGCACCCGGCTTTGCCAAATATCGTCGACTCTTTTTCATGCTGCTGGGCCTGGCCCTGTTTGCCTTTATCTATTATTGCCCACCCTGGCCGGACGCCATCGACCCGCTGGGCGAACACTTCGTCTTGAGCAAGGAAGCCAAGGGCGCCCTCGCCGTCTTCGCCCTGGCTGCCACCTGGTGGGTTTTCGAGGTGGTCCCCATCGGTGTGACCAGTATCGCCATCGGTACCCTGCAGGCGCTTTTCCTGATTAGAAAGCCGAGCGTCGCTTTCAAGGATTTCATGGATCCGTCGGTTCTCTTTATCTTCGGTTCCATCGTTATCGGCATGGTCTTCACCAAGACCGGCTTGACCAAACGGCTGGCCTACAAGATGCTGTCCATCGTCGGCGAGCGCACGAGTATGATCTATCTCGGCTGCTTCGTCATGACCGCTGGTCTGACCCACCTGATGGCCCACACCGCCGTTGCCGCCACGATGTTTCCGTTGTTGATGGCAATTCACGCCCTCTATGCCGATGACGACAACCCCACCAAGTTCGGCAAGGGCCTCTTCATCGGCATGGCGTACGTGGCCGGGGCCGGCAGTATCATCACCCTGCTCGGTGCTGCCCGTGGAGCCGTGGCCCTCGGCTTTTACAAGGACATCATGAATGTCGAGATCAGCTTTTTCGAGTTGTCCTATTACATGTTTCCCATCGGCTGGCTGATGGTGTTTCTGCTCTGGGGCTTTTTCATGCTCGTCTGCAAACCGGAGAAGAGCCGCATTGAAGGGTTGAAGGAACGCTCCAAGCGCATGTACAAAGAATTGGGCGCCTGGTCTGCCAGAGAGTTGATTACCGTGGCCATCGTCCTGCTTACCATCCTTATCATCGCTCTGAAGAATTTCGTGCCGGCCCTGGCGCCCATCGACAAGACGGCGATCATGCTCTGCTCGACCATCTCTTTCTTCCTGCTCAACATTCTCAATCTGGAAGATCTGGAAGAGATTCCGTGGAACATCATCCTGCTCTTTGCCGGCGCCATGTCCATCGGTTTCTGCCTCTGGGAGACCGGGGCGGCCAAATGGCTGGCGGTGAACTGGCTGAAATTGTTCCAGGACGCCCCAGGAATCGTGTTCGTGCTCGGCATGGCCTTCTTCGTCATGATCATGACCAACTTCATCATGAACGTGGCCGCCATCGCCATCTCCCTGCCGGTGGCGCTGGTCATCGCTCCCTACCTCGGCGTGGCCGGCGAGGTCATCCTCTTTGCCTCCCTGGTGACCGCCGGCATGCCTTTTATTCTTTTGGTCGGCGCCGCGCCCAATGCCATCGCCTACAACTCCAAGCAGTTCACCACGGCGGAATTCGTCATGTACGGCGTTCCCGCCTCGATTCTGCTGATGGTTGTGGTCTGGATTGCAGCGACGGTCATCTGGCCGCTGATGGGTATGACCACCAGCGTGCCGGTCTCGTAA
- a CDS encoding response regulator, with translation MIEKTNKNIKVLIADDEVEFASTLKTRLELRNFVTDHVNSGKAALEAVAREKPDVLLLDLKMPDLDGLEVLARIRQDYPDLTVFILTGHGSFEAGKEGMKLGANDYIMKPVDLNRLIKKIEDALHQ, from the coding sequence ATGATAGAGAAGACAAATAAAAACATCAAGGTGTTGATCGCCGACGACGAAGTGGAATTCGCCTCGACGTTGAAGACCCGGCTGGAACTGCGCAATTTCGTGACCGACCATGTCAATTCCGGCAAGGCGGCGCTGGAGGCGGTCGCCAGGGAAAAACCGGACGTATTGTTGCTGGACCTGAAAATGCCGGATTTGGACGGCCTGGAGGTGCTGGCCCGGATTCGCCAAGATTACCCCGATCTGACGGTGTTCATCCTCACCGGTCACGGTTCGTTCGAGGCCGGCAAGGAGGGGATGAAGCTCGGCGCCAACGATTACATCATGAAACCGGTCGACCTGAATCGGCTGATCAAGAAGATCGAAGACGCCTTGCACCAGTAG